The nucleotide sequence TTTTAACAAATTAGATTATGAAAGAAGAGAAAAAGAGTTGATAGAAGGAAAAAAGTTTTTAAAAGATAGTCATGGAAAAGAGTTATTAATTCAATACTAATTGAGAGGTATTTATGAAAAAATTGAAAATATTTTTTACAGCTAATGTACTTTGGGATATTTATATATTTCGATATGGAGTTATAAAAGCTCTAATAGAAGATGGACATGAGGTTGTGGCAGTAGCACCAATAGATTCTAGAATTAATTTCCCTGAAGAATTAGGAATTAGACATATACCTATAGAGTTAAGTTTAAGAGGAGTTAATCCAGTAAAGGATTTTAAATTGTTTTTAGAATTAAAAAAAATATATAAAAAAGAAAAGCCAGATATAATATTTCATTATACAATTAAACCTAATATTTATGGAACTTTAGCAGCAAAATGTCAAAAAATTTCAAGTGTAGCGGTTTTGACTGGATTAGGATATTCTTTTGTTGAAGGAGGAGTTGTTTCAGCAATAGCAAAAACATTGTATAAAATATCTTTAAACTATGCTAAAGAAGTTTGGGTTTTAAATGAAGATGATAAAAAACGTTTGATAGATGAAAAAATTGTAAAAGAAAATAAATTATTTATCCTTCCTGGAGAAGGCGTTGATACTAAAAAGTTTTCGCCAATTCCAAAAGAAAAAAATGAAACTA is from Candidatus Cetobacterium colombiensis and encodes:
- a CDS encoding glycosyltransferase family 4 protein translates to MKKLKIFFTANVLWDIYIFRYGVIKALIEDGHEVVAVAPIDSRINFPEELGIRHIPIELSLRGVNPVKDFKLFLELKKIYKKEKPDIIFHYTIKPNIYGTLAAKCQKISSVAVLTGLGYSFVEGGVVSAIAKTLYKISLNYAKEVWVLNEDDKKRLIDEKIVKENKLFILPGEGVDTKKFSPIPKEKNETITFLMVARAFYDKGVREYVEAAKIIKSKGYKVKFWFLGALGGSAANGIDEAKMKEYTDSGILEYLGHRKDVEAVINASDCVILPSYREGISKVLMEAASMEKPIIATNVTGCKEIVDNNKNGYLVESKNSIDLSEKIEKFINLSYEEKVLMGKNGRKKILNEFDEKIIIDIYRRKLWNLHL